GGGCTAAGACACATATTAACTGTCCCAGACCGCCAGTTGAGGAGGCTTGTTgttcgtcatcgtcatcgtcatcaacCTCATCGTCGTTCGCTTTTTGATGATGCCTCCTGCTTGCAACCTGTTGAAATGTGTGACAAATTGGGCGTAAACAGCCGATGTGAAAAGGGTGCCCCTACTCCATCCCCCTCCCCCTTTTTGCCCAACTCTTGCTCATTTAGTCAGAAACGTGGGCGTGACGTGAAGCGATTTTGTTacgttccttttttttcttctctgtACCAAACGATTTTTCAAGGCAAAAATTTGCTTAAGCATTGCCAAAAAATTGAGCCATAAATTTTAAGTTGATTAACATGCAGCCCACTTTTTATGCACCAAGGCGGGCCGAGACGAAGGCGAGCAAATTATTGATGCTGTTCAAAATGTGCTGCCATATGTGAGTGCTCAAGTATTTGGTGATATTTTTCAAAGCACTTTGTTTGATAAGCACTTCAATAAAGAAACTCTAACAAAGCAATCAATTTGTTGAGCAtcaagtgtgcgtgtgcctgtgagtgtgattgtgtgtgtgtgtgtgtgtacgtgtgtgtgtgtgctgctcaGGGCAACTGAAAATGTAGCTCAGTTGGAGCTCATTTCGAGCTGTGTTGGttctgatttttttaaatagcaaCGGATTCGttcaagttcgttgcctaagtcttttgtttgcaTGAAGAGTGAACCAAAATGTAATGATATGTGTGCTTGCGGTTAATGCTACGATTGGTTGCTGTGGCCTTTACTTGGCAACTTGTCTATGACTAGTAGAGACACTCGTACAATTTCATTAAAACTCATTAaaatttttggccattttgttgctgccatgAAAAGCGAACAAACCGTGCACGAAAAgccaattgtgtgtgtgtgtgtgtgtgtgtttatatatgaAAGACATGTaccaaaatgaaaagcaatttTAATGAAGCCAAAGTCGAAGTCGTTGCCGAGTCCGAGACACTTGTTGCtagttgtggctgctgctgctgctgccgctatagctgctgctgttggccacattgttgttgccttatAAGCTGAcgtgcatttgttgttgcccacAATGCGAGTGGCACGATGTAATTGACATCATTAGACTAAAGCGCGAGCAGCAAGCAGCTAGCAGAGAGTTCCGACCAAGTCGACCAAAAGGAGCGCTAGAAAGTGGCCTGCCAGAGACCCGTTATCAACGTTAACCGTTCTCGTATCCCATGCCATGGCAATGACCCACCGCAGCGCAGCGGCTAGCAACGTTGCCACTCACCCCCTCACCCCCTGCTTCTCACCTTCTTTTAAGAGCACTGCAACCCACCGATTTTGAATTGTAAATTCTCCGAGCCCTTAATctatgcaaattgttaaagAAAAAAGCCCAATCGATAATGCATTATGGTAATATAATGTGTATGCTATGCTATGCCTCTGTTTTCTCTCATTTGATTTATGCAccaaatacatatgcatacataagcgcatattaaacttttttaatttccttGGTTTTGTCTAATAAATTTCATGTTTAAGCATTTTCGGTCTACGAAATTTTCACTGAAAATTTATGGCCGCCACTTACCATGGAATGTGGCGACAGCGTCCGAACTGGAGTCGCCGACACCGCGACGCAGTCGTCGTAAATTTTGTGCGCCTTTCAGTTGTtcatacacacaaatatgtgtgtatgtgtatgtgaatgtatttgtatttgtatttttatataatttgtttaggTTTCTGTATTGCGAACGGCTTCTGATTGTACGTGAGCTTTTTCTGTTggtaattcaatttttaaaaaatttgtttttttttttttttatttcaaacaCTTGCATTGCATTGATGGATTATATGGATGGAATAGGTAGAGGAGTGTGAAGTATGGTCTGTAGTTTTGTATACTTCTGTACGCTGGCTGTTCTATAGATTTGTATGATCATAGCTGATGGTTTTTTAATGTCTCTCAGCCAGTTTTTTTGTAGTCTACTGTCTACTGTACTGAAAGTTGCCTGAGGATTAGGTTTGATACACTGCAATCGTTGCTGCATGACTTATTATCATACAAatgacttaggcaacgaacttgttgtatatacatacatacagacgcacgcacacataagcACACACGCATTGAGACGCTCTTAATAGCCGCATTTATTTCactaatttcaaatatttgattgGCTTTTAAGAGttttgcataataataaataattgctcaaaattgttattgtctagttgttgttgttgccgttgccgttgccgtaatttaaattgtttactgttgttatttgttggtATTTAAGTGTGTtataaaattatgtaaaatcGTCTGGTGGCCGCTGCAGCAGCCTTTGAGTTGGCCAGAAAGGCATTTGGGCATGCCCAGAGCCAACCGCCTTAAagcaatgcacacacacacagaaactcTTTTACTCTCtcgacacacacgcacatacacacgtacacacacaatCGTGGCTGAAACAAGTCAggcaacttttttatttttcctcaTTTTATTGGAAGCGGCCGCTGCTTTGGATTGCCTTCCTTTTTCTCTTTACTACAACTACTACCactatattgttgttgttgttgcctttttgttATTAGTAGCATTTACTTTGGAATGCAACAAAGCGAGAACGTTTCGAAAaatgacgacgacggcgacggcgacgacgatgTTGGCAGCGCCTTTGGCCATTGACGTCTTGTTGcgaaaacagaaaaatgcATGGCCTGGTTAGCACTCCACCGAGTGACAGAGAAGGAGTTAGCGAGAGCAaaagagagggggagagagagcgaacAAGCGAGTGAGCGAGAGGGGGCGCGTGTGAATGAGCAGCATCAAAGAAGTGCGAGATGCAAAGAGTGGGCGACCAGAGCTCCAAACAGATGTCAAAAGCTTTCAGAGTTCAAAGGCCGCGGCCCGTTGATCGCCTCTTTAACACAATTTGCCATTTTACATGGGCCAAAATCAAAACAGAACTTGACACAAAACAACTCACGCATCAGCACAAACACagccaaaaaaattaaataagcacTTTAATCCccgttgtggttgttgttgctgggggCCCGTTGCGGccagtgaaaaaaaaataaaatgaaaaaataacaaaaaaaaaataactaaaaaccGTATCGCGTTGCGTTTTTTGCTTCGTTGTTGAACGCGCCGCATGCAAAACTCAACTAAGACAAACACGAAGAAGGAGACGAAGACGGCGGCTCGCAGCGAGAGAGCGCgacagagagaaagaagaaaaaaaacaggtACACAACTATAACAAGTATTGCGACCCGTTTACCTGTTTGAGCCGCTCGTCAGCGCTGCCAGATGTGCGCGATATGCCACGATCTGGCAGTATGCAATGTGGCCAGACAGCCAAACAATTGACAGACAAGCGACAATCGATAGCGTTCGATAACTTGTTATAAATGTAATGGCACAGAGACAGGGTGTTTATTCCTTTTGGTTGCTGAAGATTGATTATTCTTTCGGAAATACTCTGCTGCTGTGCGACATCAGTTTTCATTGAATTATTGTATGCCAATTCTCCTCAAGATAACATCTGAGAGGCTACTTAGCATGTAAACCTTGGCTGCACGCCCGTTTTAAAACAGAAACTTTTTCACTCGTAACCAAGGCGAAACtcgaatatttattttgaatatatatgaaatttcaCCCTTAccttgtatataaaaatatgtacgGCTTGCCGACTTTTGAGTACAACGGGAAATTGTTAGCTTTGATTATAATTGTttcattaacattttaaaatgatgTGAcctgtttttaaagatatcgaTAACTAGCTACAAAATTGATGCTTCGGCGCTGGGAGCTGGGCTTGCAATCCTGATAGAATCAGGCAGAAGGAGATGTCATTATCATGACTTTAAAAAATGTGCATAGAATTAATTGGTTATGTCACGCGACAAGATAATAATTAAGTCAGATTAATTGAAACCTATTAAACAATCGAGAATgttatttatagaaattaacaatgatatatttgtatatatattgttaactttctcatattaattaattattacaaAAGAGCCCTATTCAGTTATCCGGCTCTGACTCTCGCGCTGTTTCTCTCGCGATCCCTCGTTTAATAATTGTACGCAATATGACGATATTTAGGGTTGTTGTAATTCCGTAACATACTTTGCGGCTGCCCGTAATATTTGATAATTGCGTGTGCAGGTGCTTCCCCAGTGATAATCGGGCACACATAAAAACACGCTTGAttcatgcaaatcaatttagtAGTCGACAAGTTCTACAACTGGAACCACAACTTAAATATCAAATAGTTGAAGATGTTTGcttgcaaattgttttatttgtggctgttgcttgGCTGTCTTTTGGCCTTGGCGTCTGCCCAGCCACCCATAAGTGAGTTATTTTTGTGAATTTGCTATTCCAGCAATTGTTATCCTTTTCGAAACCCCTGCAGCGCCACGCGACTGTCCACGAAATGAGGTGTTTCTGCCGTGCGGTCCCAGCTGCCAGTCGGAGTGCGCCACCTTGGGTCAGCCCTGTCTTATAAGGCACATTCGCTGCCCCGATGGCTGCTATTGCGTCGAGGGCTATGCCCGTAACGCGGCTGGCTCGTGCATACCCAAGGCTCAGTGCCGCAGACGTGGCTCCTATTCCACTTAAGCACTGCAAATATGATGACAAAAGATTGAAAAAATACTGATAAACAGCTGTTGAGTTTTTTAAACCTCAacacattattattttagcaCATGacgaattttaattattaatctACCCAGTAGCCAAAATACGTTTAAGTggggtatatgtatattgtggCTACACAAAGAGAGCACACAAAAGACGCTTGtcttaaaaacttaaatagcTGCTGTAATGCCACATAGATTTAGGTCAAGTGCTTAAACGAAATCTTTATATTATATGCTTTGTATACTAAGCatttttgtttcaatgaaCTTCTGCTGAGATGGCAGCTAGTTTTGAAGGCCTGAGTGGTGTTTAAACTGCGAAGAGTACAATCGGAAACAAGTAAACACTTAAAAAAACGAAACTAATTAAATACGAAAGCTAATATCTACAGTTTGAGATGCTCTGTGTCCAGGCCTGAGTATTAGGTCATACTTCTGCTGATCAGTAAGTAGGTTTGTGTTTACAATTCGAGTGAAATGGTTCGCGTATTGGATAATATTCTGACAAGCTTTACCGATTTTCATAGTTCGAGCTATCAATTGAATAAAACTTATAGAATTTATTCTACCATTGTGGAGGATTTTAGTTTCTGtcgtctgtctgcctgtcggTATCGATGCAAATGagtctattagttttacagcTTTGAAATTTTCTGTAGTCCTTTCTTATTTTTCGGGCTGTTCATATACCGGAATTGGCCGGAACTtgtcactatatcatacagttgttatataaaaagatCGATCAAAAATTAGTACTTGCAAGAAAAACCTCTTCACCAAATTTTGCCTTTATGAGTTAAACTATCTCATCAACTTCAACAATTTGGTTGTTTGTATAAAAGCTGTGTAGAAACACGGCTATTTAGTCTTCGTAGTGCCAAAGAGAGTTGCTCTTGTTTTAATAACTTCaaataatcaattaaatattattagtCATAAATATATGGAAATCGGATATCGGTGTAGATAACATTAGAAGctgattaatatatatactctttatATATGGTGTTGTTAATGTTTAATATTTAGTTAAGCTATTTGAATAGGCCCGACTAAGTATTGAGTGGAATATACGTATGCATCTATCAAATCCTATCAATTGACAGGCCAGGAAACAGAAGGTGCAAAGCAACAAAGAACTTGCTGCCAAGTAAATCCGTATTCTCAGCCACAAAGCTGCTGCGTACAAAGACGAAAGGCTTGGCTTGAGAGAAAGAGGAGGAGGGCGGAGGGGATTGAATCGAG
This window of the Drosophila virilis strain 15010-1051.87 chromosome X, Dvir_AGI_RSII-ME, whole genome shotgun sequence genome carries:
- the LOC6635592 gene encoding chymotrypsin inhibitor, whose amino-acid sequence is MFACKLFYLWLLLGCLLALASAQPPITPRDCPRNEVFLPCGPSCQSECATLGQPCLIRHIRCPDGCYCVEGYARNAAGSCIPKAQCRRRGSYST